In the genome of Telluria beijingensis, one region contains:
- a CDS encoding transferase spermidine synthase, protein MPAPLDQPRLDDRPPLVRTAGGRRTLEFTPGDVQSEMLLARPDALVLDYTRAMMCFALFVPDPRHIVMVGLGGGSLAKFCHRHFPRTRITVLEIRADVIALRDTFCLPPDDARLRILHCDAADYLARAPGGCDVLLVDGFDSRGLPSTLTSGAFYAACRRALHPGGVLVANIFTYDPQYPSALQRLRAAFDGRLAWFTGIAGNNRILFAARPHPGAPTRGERCLARLARKEGRGLGWSNRLLARLLVAWLARRHP, encoded by the coding sequence ATGCCAGCGCCCCTCGACCAGCCCCGCCTCGACGATCGTCCGCCCCTGGTGCGCACCGCGGGCGGGCGCCGCACCCTCGAATTCACCCCCGGCGACGTCCAGAGCGAGATGCTGCTCGCGCGTCCCGACGCGCTGGTGCTGGACTACACGCGCGCCATGATGTGCTTCGCGCTGTTCGTGCCCGACCCGCGCCACATCGTGATGGTGGGCCTGGGCGGCGGCTCGCTGGCCAAGTTCTGCCACCGCCATTTTCCGCGCACGCGCATCACGGTGCTCGAGATCCGCGCCGACGTGATCGCGCTGCGCGATACCTTCTGCCTGCCGCCGGACGATGCCCGGTTGCGCATCCTGCACTGCGACGCCGCCGACTACCTGGCGCGCGCACCGGGCGGCTGCGACGTGCTGCTGGTCGACGGCTTCGACAGCCGAGGCCTGCCGTCCACCCTGACCAGCGGCGCCTTCTATGCCGCCTGCCGCCGCGCCCTGCATCCCGGCGGCGTGCTGGTGGCGAATATCTTCACCTACGATCCCCAGTACCCGAGCGCGCTGCAGCGCCTGCGCGCCGCCTTCGACGGACGCCTGGCCTGGTTTACTGGTATCGCCGGCAACAACCGGATCCTGTTCGCCGCGCGTCCCCACCCGGGCGCGCCTACCCGGGGGGAGCGCTGCCTGGCGCGGCTGGCGCGCAAGGAAGGCCGCGGCCTGGGATGGAGTAACCGCCTGCTGGCGCGCCTGCTGGTGGCCTGGCTGGCGCGGCGCCACCCCTGA
- a CDS encoding CitMHS family transporter: MLTILAYSMIVVFMFLIMTKRLPALVALIVVPIAFGLIGGFGPALGPMMLDGIRALAPTGVMLMFAILYFGVMIDAGLFDPVVRIILKLVQGDPMKIVVGTAALAMFISLDGDGATTYMITVSAMLPLYLRLGMSRLTMACVIMLAGGVFNILPWGGPTARAATALGVDVSDIFVPMILPMAVTAVWVLFVAYMLGMKERKRLGTVSLPAQAKVKKAMPATVLQPAFNDLAVAGEMNGTTGQWSAAPAAAREGKVHAFAGRVEAQAGPAAPMGGSGGAGGGDTSPVGVSSPETARPKLIWVNFLLTVALLVLLVLGALPLPVLFMIFFAIAITVNYPGLEAQKARIESHAANVLPVVSLIFAAGIFVGILQGTKMVDAIALSVIAAVPDWMGPYLAIVTGLLSIPFTFFISNDAFYFGVVPVLAKAAEVYGITAAEIGRASVIGQPVHLLSPLVASTYLLVGMCKIEFGDHQRYTLMWSISASLVMLVVAVVFGIVPLMGNAA; the protein is encoded by the coding sequence ATGCTGACCATCCTCGCCTATTCGATGATCGTCGTGTTCATGTTCCTGATCATGACCAAGCGCCTGCCGGCGCTGGTCGCGCTGATCGTCGTGCCGATCGCCTTCGGCCTGATCGGCGGCTTCGGCCCCGCGCTGGGCCCGATGATGCTCGACGGGATCCGCGCCCTCGCCCCCACCGGCGTCATGCTGATGTTCGCCATCCTGTATTTCGGCGTGATGATCGACGCCGGCCTGTTCGACCCGGTGGTGCGCATCATCCTGAAGCTGGTGCAGGGCGACCCGATGAAGATCGTGGTCGGCACCGCCGCGCTGGCGATGTTCATCTCGCTCGACGGCGACGGCGCCACCACCTACATGATCACCGTCTCGGCCATGCTGCCGCTGTACCTGCGCCTCGGGATGAGCCGCCTGACGATGGCCTGCGTCATCATGCTGGCTGGCGGCGTATTCAACATCCTGCCCTGGGGCGGCCCGACCGCCCGCGCCGCCACCGCGCTGGGCGTGGACGTGAGCGACATCTTCGTGCCGATGATCCTGCCGATGGCGGTCACCGCCGTCTGGGTGTTGTTCGTGGCCTATATGCTGGGCATGAAGGAGCGCAAGCGCCTCGGCACCGTGAGCCTGCCGGCGCAGGCGAAGGTCAAAAAGGCGATGCCGGCGACCGTGCTGCAGCCGGCCTTCAACGACCTCGCCGTGGCCGGCGAGATGAACGGCACCACCGGCCAGTGGAGCGCCGCGCCCGCCGCTGCGCGCGAAGGCAAGGTGCACGCCTTCGCCGGCCGCGTCGAGGCCCAGGCCGGCCCTGCCGCGCCCATGGGCGGTTCGGGCGGCGCCGGTGGCGGCGACACTTCGCCGGTCGGCGTTTCCTCGCCCGAGACCGCGCGTCCCAAGCTGATCTGGGTGAACTTCCTGCTCACCGTGGCCCTGCTGGTGCTGCTGGTGCTGGGCGCCCTGCCGCTACCGGTGCTGTTCATGATCTTCTTCGCGATCGCCATCACGGTGAACTACCCGGGCCTGGAGGCGCAGAAGGCGCGCATCGAATCGCATGCGGCCAATGTGCTGCCGGTGGTGTCGCTGATCTTCGCGGCCGGCATCTTTGTCGGCATCCTGCAGGGCACCAAGATGGTCGACGCCATCGCCCTGAGCGTGATCGCCGCGGTGCCGGACTGGATGGGCCCCTATCTCGCCATCGTCACCGGCCTGCTGAGCATCCCGTTCACCTTCTTCATCTCGAACGACGCCTTCTATTTCGGCGTGGTGCCGGTGCTGGCCAAGGCGGCCGAGGTGTATGGCATCACGGCGGCCGAGATCGGCCGCGCCTCGGTGATCGGCCAGCCGGTTCACCTGCTCAGCCCCCTGGTGGCTTCCACATACCTGCTGGTCGGCATGTGCAAGATCGAATTCGGCGACCACCAGCGCTACACCCTGATGTGGTCGATCTCGGCCTCGCTGGTGATGCTGGTGGTGGCGGTCGTGTTCGGCATCGTGCCGCTGATGGGCAACGCCGCCTGA